Genomic DNA from Leptotrichia wadei:
TTCAACACTTTATTATGAAGTGGGAGTTTATTTGATAAATCCTAAATTAAAGGGAGTTGTAATACGTTCAGTTGGAGATTCTATCGACTTTTATAATGCATCTATAACAAAATAATTTTTAATTTTGTCAAATTTATTTGATGAAAGAAAGGATGGATGTAAATATGAAAAAAATATTACTAGTATTTACAATATTGCTGGCTTTTATAATTTCATGTGGAAAAAGCAGCGATTCTGAAACATTGAAACTTAATTTGAAGGAGGAAGGAAAATCTTATGATCCGCAGCTTGCGAATGATTCTACTGGAGAATTTGTGGATTCGCTTGTTACTGAAACATTGACAAGACAGTCGGATGATGGAAAATCTCTTCCTGGAGTGGCTGAAAAATGGGAACACAATGCAGATTCAACAGTTTGGACATTCCATTTGAGAAAAAATGCAAAATGGAGCAACGGGGATCCGATTACAGCAAAGGACTTTAGAGATGGCTGGGTTAGAGCACTAGATCCTAAGACAGCTGGAGAATATGCAGATAAATTATTTTACATAAAAAATGCTGAACAATTTAATGCTGGAAAAATTAAAGATGAAAATCAATTAGGTATAAAAGTTATTGATGATTATACGTTGCAAGTAACATTAAATAATCCTCTTACATATTTTGATTCAATTGTAAGAATTCAAACTTATGCTCCGCTAAATAAAAAGTTCTATGAAAAAGTAGGAGATAAATATATGACATCTCCTGAAACTTCGATTTCATCTGGTGTTTATGTAATAAAATCTTGGACAAGGGATTCTGAAATTGTATTTGAAAAAAATGAAAATTACTGGAACAAGGATAATATTAAATTAAAATATGTAAAAATGTTATTTATAAATGATCCGTCTGCCAGTGTAAATGCCTTTAAAAACAAAGAAATTGATTCTACAAATATTTCAATAGAACAAGCAAAGGAATTTAAAAATGATAAACGTAAAATACTTACAAAAGATGGTTCAGTATGGTATATGACATATAATATGAAAAATAAAGTACTTGCGAACAAAAAAATTAGACAGGCGTTGTCGCTTGCTGTAGACAGGGAAAAATTGATTACAGATGTGCTTGACAATACAGGGGAAGCTGCATATACTTATACGACAAAAGGTGTTGGAATAATCGGTATTTCAAAAGACTTTTCTGAAGAAGCAGGAAAAATTTTCCCAGCTTATAATCCACAAAAGGCAAAACAATTGCTAGCTGAAGGGTTAAAGGAACTAGGATTACAAAAATTACCTGAATTGACAATGATTTTCAATGATTCTGGAAATAACAAGGTTATATCTGAATATATTCAAGAAAGTTTGAGAACAAATTTAGGAGTAAATATTAATATTGAAGGAATGACATTCCAATCAAGATTGGATAAAATGCAACATAGAGATTATGAAATTGCTCTAGCTGGATATAATGGAGATTATAACGATGCTATTACTTATTTGGATAGATTCTTGACAAAGGATGGAAATAATTATTCAGATTACTCAAATCCACGTTACGATGAACTTGTTAAAAAAGTTAAAAGTTCTGGAAATCAGGAAGAAAGAGTAAAAAATAT
This window encodes:
- a CDS encoding peptide ABC transporter substrate-binding protein, giving the protein MKKILLVFTILLAFIISCGKSSDSETLKLNLKEEGKSYDPQLANDSTGEFVDSLVTETLTRQSDDGKSLPGVAEKWEHNADSTVWTFHLRKNAKWSNGDPITAKDFRDGWVRALDPKTAGEYADKLFYIKNAEQFNAGKIKDENQLGIKVIDDYTLQVTLNNPLTYFDSIVRIQTYAPLNKKFYEKVGDKYMTSPETSISSGVYVIKSWTRDSEIVFEKNENYWNKDNIKLKYVKMLFINDPSASVNAFKNKEIDSTNISIEQAKEFKNDKRKILTKDGSVWYMTYNMKNKVLANKKIRQALSLAVDREKLITDVLDNTGEAAYTYTTKGVGIIGISKDFSEEAGKIFPAYNPQKAKQLLAEGLKELGLQKLPELTMIFNDSGNNKVISEYIQESLRTNLGVNINIEGMTFQSRLDKMQHRDYEIALAGYNGDYNDAITYLDRFLTKDGNNYSDYSNPRYDELVKKVKSSGNQEERVKNMIEMEKIIAEDMPVGLLYYRQNTKLLNPRVHNIVFSPIGKDFVLDNTYIK